The Arcanobacterium pinnipediorum genome includes the window ACTATGAGTTAAAAGCGCACATCAGGACGTGCTACTGGTTGTGGATTCTTGCGTGGCCGAATGGTGACATCGGGCAAAACTGGTGCTGGGATACGTGATAATCCTTGCGGATCATGCCCAATATAGCCTTCGGTTTTACCATACCGCTCGCTATGTTCTTCCCACGCTTGGCGCATCTGATTCAACTCTGCAGAATCTCGCGCTATGAAATTCCACCACATAACGATCTGTTCGGTAAAGGGTTGACCACCGATGAGTACCGTGCGCGCTATCTCATCGCTTGAATTACGAATACGTAATCTGTTTTGTCCGATACCACTATAGGCAAGCTCGGTACGCTCAACCTTGGTTCCTTCAACATCAACATTTCCTGAATCAACGAGTAATCCATGCTCATAATCAGGGTTAATATCGAGAACAACCGTGGAATGGGGATTGATACGGATCTCGGCACCTAGTAAAGGTGTAAATGTTGGAACGGGTGAAACCGAACCAGCAAGCTCACCAACAAACGTACGTATCTGACCGCCGTCGACCTCGATGACCGGCGGAACATAATGGTCAAAGCGTCGTTGCCCGTGCCGGGCACTATCGGGCAAGGCTACCCACAACTGGACTCCATGCAAAATGGTGGTGTCTTGTGTGGAGACTTCCGAATGGCAAATGCCATTGCCAGCAGTCATAAAATTTGCTTCACCGGGCTTGACAACCGCGTGGTTGCCCCCAGAATCATGGTGGGTGATGTTGCCTTCGAAGAGCCATGAAACAGTTTGGAGACCAGAGTGCGGATGTGGTGCTACGTCCATGCCGCCGGTATCTGCAACATTATCTGGACCATAATGATCCACGAAACACCACGCTCCAATAAGAGAACGCTGACGTTGCGGGAGTGTGCGATAAACGCTCATCGCGCGCAACCCACCCAAAGGCACTTCACGGGAGGTAATAATTTCGATATCAGCCCCATCAACGCAGTGCGGAGTTTGTTGCTCGGTTAAGATTGGAGGCTCATTCATGGTGTTTGACATAACCTCATTGTGTCACGTTTGGATCCTAAAAGAGTGAAGGTGTGAGGATCGTTCAGTATTAGCGAACGTAGCGTGTAGCCGCATTAGCTAAAATGACTGAACGGCAACCGCACGTAGTGGCCTACCTTTCCTCTATCTTTCGGGCCAGGGCGAGGTGTGCACAGCCTTTAGTCTTCTCGAGATTGACGATAAATATCGGCTAAGATCTTTCCAGCTTCGGGGTCCGAATCTGGTGGCGAGATCAGATGGAAATCTTTGCCACCGGCATTGACAAAGGCCTCCCGGTTCAATACTAAAATTTCATCGAGGGTCTCGATACATGATGCGAAGAAGCCTGGAGTTAGCACTAAGATGTTGTGCACTCCTTCGCCAGGAAGTTCGGCCATGCGCTCGATCGTAGCTGGTTGTAACCATTTTCCGGGACCGAACTTCGATTGATAGGTTGTCTCCCATGCGATATCAATGCCGTGATCATTCAATGCGGCAATGATGCTGGCAGTAGTTGCTTCACATTGGGCTTGGTAAAGTTGGGGTTGATGGACTTTGCGTTGCGGAACGCCGTGATAGGACAAGACCAGTTTGTCGATCGACGTCGATGCGCTTTTCACATAGTCACGAACCTTGCGGGCATACCACGATATATACCGAGAGTTGCCATACCATGCCTGCGCTCGGATGATCCGTGGACTACCTGGTTGGGATTCGATGATATCTACTTGCCGCCAGATGTCAGCAACGGTTGAAGGAGCATACTGTGGGTAAAGCGGGATAATCACTAATTCATCGACGTCAAGTTCGTCAATCGCAGCTGCGATTGAGGGCTGAGTGTAGGTGGTGGCAAAGCCAACTTTAACGCCCTCGAGTTGCGCAGCGAGATGGTGGGCTTGGGCTCTGGTGTGAATCAAAAGCGGGGAACCTTCGCTAGTCCAAATAGACTGATAGGTCGGTGCTATCTTCTTTGGACGAACCCGCAAAACAATCTGATTCAAAATAGGTTTCCAGAGCCATCGAGGCATATCCACCACTGCTGGGTCAGACAAAAAGGAGCGCAAGAAGGTGCGAATATCCTCCGGATTGGGTGACGCTGGCGTTCCTAGAGCTACAATCAAGCATCCACGTTTCATAACTCCTAGCATATCGTCTCTAAGACCATATTTCGCATTATGTTGATAATTCGCGGTTACCAGCTATTCTAGCGGTGCACATCAGCCAACATGTTCCGTAAATTACCACCCTTAAAAATTTAATAGTTTATTTTTCAATAAAATAGGAGTATGGTAGAGGCATAACGACATACAACAAGTGTCAGGAGAAAGAAATGACTACCTCAACAATGGTTCCAGCAGCAGATGAAATGATGCGCGTCCTATACGAATGGGGAGTCAAGCGTATCTACGGTCTTCCAGGTGGATCACTTGATTCAACAATGAACTCAATCCACACCTACCGTGACCGCATCGATTACATCGGTGTGCGCCATGAAGAATTCGGCGCACTGGCAGCAGTTGCCGAAGCAAAGATAACCGGACGTATTGGCGTAATGTTAGGCTCAGCCGGCCCAGGCGCAGCACACCTCGTCAATGGACTCTACGATGCCAAAATGGACAACATTCCAGTCCTAGCCATCGTCGGTCAAGTCCCCAGTTCGCGTATGAACCTCGACTTCTTCCAAGAGCTACCCGAAAATCCCATGTTCGCTGACGCCACCGTCTACAACCGTACCGTGATGACAGCCGAACAACTCCCGCTCGTTATCGATACCGCGATCCGCACCGCCTACGCCAAGCGCGGACCCGCCGTCGTCGTCTTACCAAAAGACTTAGGCTGGAAGGAAATCGAACAAGGCGCCTACCCGGTATCAGCCAATGTTCGCTCCGAACAAAACGCAACCTACCCCATCTCAGAACAAAAGATTAACGAGGCGCTCGACCTTCTAAGCGCCGCCAAACGTCCAGTAATCTACTTCGGACAAGGCGCACGCCAAGCTGGCGAAGAACTCTTGAAAGCCTCCCAATTACTCGGTGCCCCCTTAATGTCGACCTATCTAGCTAAAGGAATCATCGACCACGATACCGAGTCCTACATGATCTCCACCGGCCGCGTTGCAACCAAACCATCAGTAGATGCTGGACGATCCGCAGATGCAGTCTTATTCATTGGTACCAACTACGAATTTGGCGAATTCTTCTTCCACCCACAGGCAAAGTTCATCGACGTCAACATCAACCCGATGGTCCTCGGAGCCCGGCACGCCGCCGAACTCGGCTTCCAGGCAGACGCACGCCAGTTCCTGAGCGCGCTCAACGACGCCGCTACCAAGCGTGGCTTAGATGGCACACAGTCACCGTGGTTAGCAGCTGCCAAAGAAAATCGCGCCCAGTGGGAGACCTGGATCAGCAAGCAAACCACTGACGAATCCCCTATTCGTCTCGAAACTGTATTCCACGAAATTAACAAGGTTGCCGCCCCTGACGCGCTCTTCGGTATCGATGTCGGCAACGTCAATATCGCCTCGGCTCGTTTCCTCAAAGTCAATCCAGGCCAACAGTTCACCACCTCCCCACTCTTTGCCACCATGGGCTACGGCCTTCCGGCAGCAGTTGCCGGATCCTTAGAATATCCACAGCGCCAAGTCTGGAATCTCGCAGGAGATGGCGGAATAACCATGGTTATCCAAGGATTGACAACTGCAGCCGAACATCATCTTCCCATCATTTCAGTAGTCTTGACTAACGAATCTTTGGGATATATCGAAGCCGAACAAGATGACACAAACCAGCCACACTCTGGTATTGCGCTCTCAGATCTTGATTTCGCCAAGATTGCCGAAGGCTTTGGTGTGCAAGGTCTAACGGTTCGCACCGCAGATGAACTGCGTGCAGCCTTAGCCAAAGCACAACACACCACCGAGCCGATTCTTATTGATGTCAAGGTGACAAACGATCGCATGCTCCCAGTAGAACAGTTCCCGCAATCACGCGATGAACGCGCAGACTTCGATGAGTTCCGCGCTTCCTACCGCGCTCAAGATCTCGAACCGTTCGCTGAGATTTTAGCTCGTCATCAGGCATAACTAGCTGGAAAAACTTCGTGTGGTGCGGAAACTGAGCGGTCGCCGCACCACACGAGCCCAGAGGCAAGATAATTCACATCCCTTGCCACGCCGTTATGGGTGCACAAAAGATACGGTTCTGGCAAAATACTACTCGGTACACCACCTGGGGCAGCAGGTGAGATACGCGCCGTAGAGGCAGTGAGAGCGTCGCTGTACTTAAACTCACCTACCGTTTTGACGCTCAAGGAGTACTCATGTCTGCCCATAAGGCAAAATTTGCCCCTACCGGAACTGGCCTCTACCCTATTTTTGTTGCAGTAATGGCTGTTGTTTTGATTTTGTCAAACATCGGCGCATCTAAACCCGTCACCTTTGGCCCGATTCTAACTGACGGGGGTTTCTTCCTCTTCCCCTTCGCCTATATCATCGGCGATGTTGTCTCGGAAGTTTATGGATGGAAAGCCTCGCGCCGGGCAGTTATCGTGACATTTGCGCTATCCATCTTTGCCGCACTGTGCTACTGGATAATCATCGCACTCCCTGGCGCAGATTTTTATGACGGCCAAGACTCTTTAGTGCGCACCCTTGGTCCAGTCTGGCAAATTGTTCTCGCTTCGCTCTTAGGATTCCTAGCCGGTCAGCTATCTAATGCTTTCACCATGGTTCAACTAAAGAAGCGTTCGGGTGAGAAAATGCTGTTCGGCCGCATGGCCGCCTCAACAATCGTTGGCGAATTTGTTGATACCCTCGTCTTTTGTTCCATCGCCGCTCAAGTTCTAGAATTTCCAGATTTCTCTTCGTTCCTAAACTATCTCTTTGTTGGCTTCACCTACAAAACTGCTGTTGAGCTCATCTTCTCCCCGATCACTATGGGGGTTATGAACATCGTTAAGCGCGCCGAACCGGAGTATGGCGTTGAGCAATAAATTCTAGTGGCGGATGGGCTGCACGGAATTGATTTACTGGCGCATCCGTCCCATACCCTAACGCGAACCCGGTGACGAGGGCATATTGGTTAGGGATATCGAATAGCTCATCTGCCGGACGCCTCCATCCAGCAAGCAGGCCGAGTGGGCAAGAATCTACACCGTGAGCT containing:
- a CDS encoding pirin family protein → MNEPPILTEQQTPHCVDGADIEIITSREVPLGGLRAMSVYRTLPQRQRSLIGAWCFVDHYGPDNVADTGGMDVAPHPHSGLQTVSWLFEGNITHHDSGGNHAVVKPGEANFMTAGNGICHSEVSTQDTTILHGVQLWVALPDSARHGQRRFDHYVPPVIEVDGGQIRTFVGELAGSVSPVPTFTPLLGAEIRINPHSTVVLDINPDYEHGLLVDSGNVDVEGTKVERTELAYSGIGQNRLRIRNSSDEIARTVLIGGQPFTEQIVMWWNFIARDSAELNQMRQAWEEHSERYGKTEGYIGHDPQGLSRIPAPVLPDVTIRPRKNPQPVARPDVRF
- the hemH gene encoding ferrochelatase, producing the protein MKRGCLIVALGTPASPNPEDIRTFLRSFLSDPAVVDMPRWLWKPILNQIVLRVRPKKIAPTYQSIWTSEGSPLLIHTRAQAHHLAAQLEGVKVGFATTYTQPSIAAAIDELDVDELVIIPLYPQYAPSTVADIWRQVDIIESQPGSPRIIRAQAWYGNSRYISWYARKVRDYVKSASTSIDKLVLSYHGVPQRKVHQPQLYQAQCEATTASIIAALNDHGIDIAWETTYQSKFGPGKWLQPATIERMAELPGEGVHNILVLTPGFFASCIETLDEILVLNREAFVNAGGKDFHLISPPDSDPEAGKILADIYRQSRED
- the spxB gene encoding pyruvate oxidase; its protein translation is MTTSTMVPAADEMMRVLYEWGVKRIYGLPGGSLDSTMNSIHTYRDRIDYIGVRHEEFGALAAVAEAKITGRIGVMLGSAGPGAAHLVNGLYDAKMDNIPVLAIVGQVPSSRMNLDFFQELPENPMFADATVYNRTVMTAEQLPLVIDTAIRTAYAKRGPAVVVLPKDLGWKEIEQGAYPVSANVRSEQNATYPISEQKINEALDLLSAAKRPVIYFGQGARQAGEELLKASQLLGAPLMSTYLAKGIIDHDTESYMISTGRVATKPSVDAGRSADAVLFIGTNYEFGEFFFHPQAKFIDVNINPMVLGARHAAELGFQADARQFLSALNDAATKRGLDGTQSPWLAAAKENRAQWETWISKQTTDESPIRLETVFHEINKVAAPDALFGIDVGNVNIASARFLKVNPGQQFTTSPLFATMGYGLPAAVAGSLEYPQRQVWNLAGDGGITMVIQGLTTAAEHHLPIISVVLTNESLGYIEAEQDDTNQPHSGIALSDLDFAKIAEGFGVQGLTVRTADELRAALAKAQHTTEPILIDVKVTNDRMLPVEQFPQSRDERADFDEFRASYRAQDLEPFAEILARHQA
- a CDS encoding queuosine precursor transporter, with the translated sequence MSAHKAKFAPTGTGLYPIFVAVMAVVLILSNIGASKPVTFGPILTDGGFFLFPFAYIIGDVVSEVYGWKASRRAVIVTFALSIFAALCYWIIIALPGADFYDGQDSLVRTLGPVWQIVLASLLGFLAGQLSNAFTMVQLKKRSGEKMLFGRMAASTIVGEFVDTLVFCSIAAQVLEFPDFSSFLNYLFVGFTYKTAVELIFSPITMGVMNIVKRAEPEYGVEQ